A DNA window from Microcystis aeruginosa NIES-843 contains the following coding sequences:
- a CDS encoding ISKra4-like element ISMae18 family transposase (programmed frameshift), whose amino-acid sequence MNTDQKEQLDQHLKAIAQILVDNTPEEQLRSFEGIETALRDHWLTTLGPAIGKFFFESATGTQAGRTKSVSSIIGKVKISEKQADKLGLSKNNRLSPMLEKCCLGAVAKVSFEDAEKAIKMATGMAVSGSSQQRLVQRYKFEEAEAKSPVEALSVEVGKVRIRTPKGQPSQGRDYKAVSLHGQECAGFFQQNEELLEWVNRQPLTEVVTCLGDGHDGVWNLMEKIGVKRREILDWYHLVENMKKIGGSNKRLNRIKENLWKGEVKRVLEELEGCKKKQAINFTKYVDKHRERIPNYELYQSQGICIGSGSVESKIKQIGARMKIVGAQWKAENVPQYLKLRCAYLNGDIA is encoded by the exons ATGAATACAGACCAAAAAGAACAACTAGATCAACATTTAAAAGCCATTGCTCAAATTCTAGTCGATAATACCCCAGAAGAACAACTACGTAGCTTTGAGGGCATTGAAACCGCCCTGCGAGACCATTGGCTGACTACATTGGGTCCTGCCATAGGCA AATTTTTTTTTGAATCAGCAACAGGAACCCAAGCAGGGCGAACCAAAAGCGTAAGCAGTATCATAGGGAAAGTCAAGATAAGCGAGAAACAAGCCGATAAACTAGGATTAAGCAAGAATAATCGATTAAGTCCCATGCTGGAGAAATGTTGCTTAGGAGCAGTGGCTAAAGTCTCTTTTGAAGATGCGGAAAAAGCTATCAAAATGGCGACAGGAATGGCAGTTTCAGGCAGTAGTCAACAGAGGCTTGTACAAAGATATAAATTTGAGGAAGCAGAAGCAAAGAGTCCGGTAGAAGCATTGAGTGTAGAGGTCGGAAAAGTCAGAATCAGAACGCCCAAAGGACAACCGAGTCAAGGTCGAGATTACAAAGCAGTAAGTCTGCATGGTCAAGAATGTGCGGGATTTTTTCAGCAAAATGAAGAATTACTGGAATGGGTGAACCGTCAGCCCTTAACAGAGGTAGTCACCTGTTTAGGAGATGGTCATGATGGGGTGTGGAATCTGATGGAGAAAATCGGTGTTAAAAGGAGAGAAATATTGGATTGGTATCATTTAGTAGAGAATATGAAGAAAATAGGCGGGTCAAACAAGCGTCTGAATAGAATCAAAGAGAATTTATGGAAAGGAGAGGTGAAAAGAGTTTTAGAGGAATTAGAGGGATGCAAAAAGAAACAGGCTATAAATTTCACCAAATATGTCGATAAACATCGAGAAAGAATACCCAATTACGAACTCTATCAATCACAAGGGATTTGCATCGGTTCTGGAAGTGTAGAGTCAAAGATTAAGCAAATAGGTGCAAGAATGAAAATTGTGGGAGCACAATGGAAAGCAGAGAATGTTCCTCAGTATTTGAAGCTACGTTGTGCTTATCTCAACGGCGATATTGCCTGA
- a CDS encoding YgiT-type zinc finger protein, giving the protein MSTNSRQETLIEQEVTYTLEINGNFFIIENVPARVCVETGERFFAPETVERLQEIVWENKRPKRVIETPVFDFAS; this is encoded by the coding sequence ATGTCAACTAATTCTAGACAAGAAACCTTAATTGAACAAGAAGTTACCTATACCCTTGAAATCAATGGCAATTTTTTCATTATAGAAAATGTCCCCGCTAGAGTCTGTGTAGAAACGGGAGAGCGTTTTTTTGCACCAGAAACTGTCGAACGCTTGCAGGAAATTGTCTGGGAAAATAAGCGACCAAAACGGGTAATTGAAACACCAGTATTTGACTTTGCTAGTTAG
- a CDS encoding DUF4258 domain-containing protein, translating to MIEEIRQKVRQNQWEFSQHAVNQSILRQISVQELREAMEQSEIIEDYPADKYGASCLLLGFTLINRALHIHCSYPSRPLLKIITLYEPDPNLWIDFKSRITPDVN from the coding sequence ATGATTGAGGAAATTCGTCAAAAAGTTAGACAAAACCAATGGGAATTTTCTCAACACGCTGTCAATCAAAGTATCCTGCGTCAGATCAGTGTTCAAGAATTACGGGAGGCGATGGAACAAAGCGAAATTATTGAAGATTATCCGGCTGATAAGTATGGTGCAAGCTGTTTACTTTTGGGATTTACTCTAATTAATAGAGCCTTACACATTCATTGTAGCTATCCCTCTCGCCCTTTGCTCAAAATTATTACCCTATATGAACCCGATCCAAATTTATGGATTGATTTTAAATCAAGGATAACACCAGATGTCAACTAA
- a CDS encoding nuclease — MNRVVLLDTGIIGLITNPKRAHESLACNCWLQILIKAAIRVILPEIADYEVRRELLRANKIKGIKRLDELANLIEYLAITTDAMGKAALFWAQARQQGQPTAGDKTIDGDMILIAQAVTLSVKNLIIVTTNVGHLSKFVRADLWQNISFD, encoded by the coding sequence GTGAATAGAGTAGTTTTATTAGATACGGGAATTATCGGTTTAATTACTAATCCTAAGCGAGCGCATGAAAGTCTAGCTTGTAATTGTTGGCTACAAATACTAATTAAAGCAGCTATTAGGGTTATTCTTCCAGAAATTGCTGATTATGAGGTGCGTCGAGAGTTGTTACGCGCTAACAAGATTAAAGGAATTAAGCGACTGGATGAGTTAGCTAACTTAATAGAATACCTAGCCATTACAACGGATGCAATGGGAAAAGCTGCTTTATTTTGGGCGCAGGCACGCCAACAAGGACAACCCACAGCAGGAGATAAAACAATTGATGGTGATATGATTTTAATTGCACAAGCTGTCACGTTATCTGTGAAAAATCTGATAATTGTAACAACAAATGTAGGTCATTTATCCAAATTTGTCAGAGCAGATTTATGGCAAAATATTAGTTTTGATTGA